A single region of the Salipaludibacillus sp. LMS25 genome encodes:
- a CDS encoding PTS sugar transporter subunit IIB, protein MMKKIVLLCNMGMSTSMLVEKMKEVAYKKGYECSIEAHSLSKAKEVAAEADCILVGPQVKFQISKIKEDCPNVPIKDIDMLSYGTMNGEAVLKLAKELIAQ, encoded by the coding sequence ATGATGAAAAAAATAGTTTTACTTTGTAATATGGGAATGTCTACTAGTATGTTGGTAGAAAAAATGAAAGAAGTGGCATATAAAAAGGGATATGAATGTTCGATTGAAGCGCACTCTTTAAGCAAAGCGAAAGAAGTAGCCGCTGAAGCAGATTGTATCTTAGTTGGCCCACAGGTTAAATTTCAGATAAGCAAGATTAAGGAAGATTGCCCAAATGTACCTATTAAAGATATAGATATGCTAAGTTATGGCACGATGAATGGGGAAGCTGTATTAAAACTAGCTAAAGAATTAATAGCCCAATAA